The sequence CATTGCAGGTGGTTTTTCACACATAACGGCTGCTCCATTCGCTAATGACAACATCACATTATCAAAATGGAACCGATTAGGTGTACAAATACTAACAATATCGATTTTCTCGGCCGCAAACATCTCTTCTGCCGTAGCATAATGCTTCTCAAAACCATTGTTCGCGCGGAACTCTTCGCCACGCTCCAAACTTGGGTCACAAACAGCTACAAGCTCCAGTTCATTTCTTGTCTTATAATATGCAGCGTGGACCTTCTCAGCGACTTGTCCAGCACCGATAATTGCAACTCTTTTCTTCATTATCCGAAACTCCTTTTAGAAAAATCCGTCCGCTTTAATTGGGACGGATTTTCTATTTTAAATTAAACAGCTTTTTAAATGTGCTAAGGCATCTTTATAAGCTTGTTCATGATTTTCACTGCGAACACGACATTCAAAAGTTAAAAATCCGTTGTAACCGTTCTTTTTCAGTTGATCAAAACTTGTTTTAAAATCAAGGCTACCACTTCCTGGTTGATAGCGATGATTGTCAGCAACATGAATGTGACCAATCGAATCCTTATACGTCTCAAGCGCAGTCGGGATGCTATCTTCTTCAATATTCATATGATAGAAATCAGCGATAATTTCTACATTTTTAAGATTATTTTCATCAATGTATTTCTGCGCATCACCCAGTAAATTAATCATATGATCTTGGTATCTGTTAAGCGGCTCAAGATAAACTTTCGTGCCAGTCTCACCAGCAATTTTATCCAAATAAACCAACGATTCGCTCACTGCTTTGAAATCTCCGGCTTGGCTACGTGGCGAAACCATTGGTGGAAGGCGGTATGTGAACATTCCCCATGCCGCTGGAACAACAATCCCTTGCCCACCAACTTCTGCCAAAGCTTCTAAAATCACCTTGATTTCTTCTAAACCGTTCAGCCTGCGCTCTTCGATGAAGTCACCAATCCAGCCATCATAGCCACCACATGCAGTACTAACAGGTAGCCCCGTTTTTTCGATTGCTTTCTTCACTTCGTCCAAATTTTCAACAAGTAATTTACCATCAATTTCAAAACCTTCAAAGCCCATTTCTTTTACATAAGCAAATTTTTCTTCTATATTTTCTGGGAAAAATGCTTGGTTTTGTGTGCCTAATTTCATTATTATCGCTCCTTAAAGGGTAATCCCCATTTTAATACTCAAATCAGGTTGTTGATCGACGTATTTCATGTAGCTCTCAGCTGAATCTGCAAACGGAACGACTGGATCAATAATGTCCGAACAATCCAAGTAACCGTTCATCAGTAGTTCCCAACAAGTTTCCTCGATACGCTTACGATCCCAGCGCGGATAATCCGGATTTGGTTCACTAGCCGCACGTGAAAAGACGATTTTCGCATTGTTGAAATGAGCTTCACGTCCTAGGTTAAATCCTTCTGGAAAAGGTTTCGCAAACGCAACATAAGAAATTGTTCCACCATAAGCAATTCCGCGTAGTGCTGCTTGAAGTGCCGCCGCATTCCCACTCGTTTCAATAATCGAATCGGCGCCAAGTTTACCAGTAAGGCGCTTCACTTCTAAGCCAACATCTGTCGTAATCGGATCAAACGTAGCATCTGCTCCGTGTTTTTCAGCAATTTCACGACGATGACTAAGTGGATCAACCCCGATAACAACACTTGCTCCAGCTTTTTTTGCCAGTTGAATCGCA comes from Listeria monocytogenes and encodes:
- a CDS encoding sugar phosphate isomerase/epimerase family protein, which gives rise to MKLGTQNQAFFPENIEEKFAYVKEMGFEGFEIDGKLLVENLDEVKKAIEKTGLPVSTACGGYDGWIGDFIEERRLNGLEEIKVILEALAEVGGQGIVVPAAWGMFTYRLPPMVSPRSQAGDFKAVSESLVYLDKIAGETGTKVYLEPLNRYQDHMINLLGDAQKYIDENNLKNVEIIADFYHMNIEEDSIPTALETYKDSIGHIHVADNHRYQPGSGSLDFKTSFDQLKKNGYNGFLTFECRVRSENHEQAYKDALAHLKSCLI
- a CDS encoding zinc-dependent alcohol dehydrogenase, which produces MKKLVATAPRVAELVEYHDREVLEDEVKIKVQFASPKHGTEVVDFRGISPFIDEEFSPEWNLFVSRETNSARGIVFGEFQLGNMVVGEVVECGSKVTEYELGDIVCSYGPIMETVIVKAVDNYKLRKLPKGANWKNAVCYDPAQFAMSGVRDAHVRAGDYVVVVGLGAIGQIAIQLAKKAGASVVIGVDPLSHRREIAEKHGADATFDPITTDVGLEVKRLTGKLGADSIIETSGNAAALQAALRGIAYGGTISYVAFAKPFPEGFNLGREAHFNNAKIVFSRAASEPNPDYPRWDRKRIEETCWELLMNGYLDCSDIIDPVVPFADSAESYMKYVDQQPDLSIKMGITL